One segment of Salinibaculum sp. SYNS191 DNA contains the following:
- a CDS encoding PQQ-binding-like beta-propeller repeat protein yields the protein MIRSASAQNASGGEVMWLFDTDGSERFTASPTVVDSTVFIGSDDPSPGSSDGTLYALNAADGSEVWSFQPGFGIGSAPTVVGGTVFVGTAGAKVHALDVTDGSELWSVMTRGGIESSPTVTDGTVFFGSNDGNVYALNSDDGSEMWSFKTDDRVTSSATVVDDTVFIGSVDTNVYALNANDGTKVWSFKAGRYGYVTSSPTVAEGTVFIGSDDGNVYALDVADGSEVWSFGTGASVTSSPTVAGGTVFIGSDDGNVYALDVADGSEVWSFGTGASVTSSPTVAGGTVFIGSIDNMYALDATDGTEVWSTKTERGGWTSSTVVDGTVFVGRGDGNMYALHAGVEGSSEGSRVNLGTLGHHHTWAGNELEPSKPEPDPGDQTVEISFENVRLVQATENTRLVGSDIEADVPKIPDLIVGKETAVLFELEGEIETIETDTLTFEATQVRESGEPVSISFELTKSEVELLMRGGQEIEVFHNKDCVFATEETILRPDVTEIQLTARPDDPVASARLVADDDFATRETGAINIGFIELKDAENGTRYGNNDGRIVPGSRDETPRDRFERLVTEYIEFIESNFPVAGINDFVHPDVMRATADSNDYRKDLKEARDALEMYTPIELDVTLAVVPDSLPGQDDYFSFHSKDNVIGIHPSSWPTQPQASAAMLPVGAETAAHEIGHHFLGNDGSCSESFDSGVFEDELAMRRVADDFDDCTISTDEVDNAHVRTRDREMMIRGLSQMGMICPMDHFR from the coding sequence ATGATTCGATCGGCCAGTGCTCAAAATGCGTCGGGTGGTGAGGTGATGTGGCTCTTTGATACGGATGGTAGTGAACGTTTCACCGCATCGCCAACAGTGGTAGATAGCACCGTCTTTATCGGGAGTGACGATCCCAGCCCTGGGAGCAGTGATGGTACTCTGTATGCATTAAATGCTGCCGACGGAAGTGAGGTGTGGTCATTTCAACCTGGGTTCGGTATTGGGTCAGCACCAACGGTGGTCGGTGGCACTGTTTTCGTTGGGACTGCTGGTGCCAAAGTTCACGCTTTGGATGTGACTGACGGAAGTGAGCTGTGGTCAGTAATGACTCGCGGGGGTATTGAGTCGTCGCCGACAGTGACGGATGGCACCGTCTTTTTCGGGAGTAACGACGGCAACGTGTATGCCCTGAATAGCGACGATGGCAGCGAGATGTGGTCGTTCAAAACAGATGATAGGGTCACATCATCGGCGACAGTGGTGGATGACACCGTTTTCATCGGCAGCGTCGATACGAACGTGTATGCATTGAACGCAAACGATGGCACGAAGGTATGGTCATTCAAAGCTGGCAGATATGGGTACGTCACCTCGTCGCCCACAGTGGCAGAGGGTACCGTCTTTATTGGGAGTGATGACGGCAACGTATATGCATTAGATGTGGCCGACGGAAGTGAGGTGTGGTCATTTGGAACTGGTGCGTCTGTCACCTCGTCGCCCACAGTGGCAGGAGGAACCGTCTTTATTGGGAGTGATGACGGCAACGTATATGCATTAGATGTGGCCGACGGAAGTGAGGTGTGGTCATTCGGAACTGGTGCGTCTGTCACCTCGTCGCCCACAGTGGCGGGGGGTACCGTCTTTATCGGGAGTATTGACAATATGTATGCGCTGGACGCCACGGATGGGACTGAGGTGTGGTCAACCAAAACTGAGAGGGGCGGTTGGACGTCATCAACGGTGGTGGATGGCACTGTCTTCGTCGGGAGAGGTGACGGCAACATGTATGCACTGCATGCTGGGGTTGAAGGATCGAGCGAAGGGTCACGAGTGAATTTGGGAACCCTCGGCCATCATCACACGTGGGCTGGCAATGAGTTGGAACCAAGTAAGCCAGAACCCGATCCTGGCGACCAAACAGTCGAGATAAGTTTTGAGAATGTACGTCTGGTTCAGGCAACAGAGAACACCCGATTGGTGGGTTCTGATATCGAAGCGGATGTTCCGAAAATCCCCGACCTCATCGTAGGGAAAGAAACAGCCGTACTGTTCGAGTTAGAGGGCGAAATTGAGACCATTGAAACGGACACGCTGACGTTTGAAGCGACGCAAGTAAGGGAATCTGGTGAGCCAGTATCAATCTCGTTTGAATTGACCAAATCTGAAGTTGAACTGCTTATGCGGGGGGGTCAAGAGATTGAAGTTTTCCATAACAAAGACTGCGTATTTGCAACAGAAGAAACAATTCTGCGACCTGATGTTACGGAGATTCAGTTGACCGCCAGACCTGACGACCCGGTAGCCTCTGCACGCCTCGTTGCCGACGATGACTTTGCCACGCGTGAAACGGGGGCGATAAATATCGGATTTATCGAACTCAAAGATGCCGAGAATGGTACGAGATACGGAAATAATGACGGGCGTATTGTCCCTGGATCCAGAGACGAAACACCACGGGACAGGTTCGAGCGACTGGTTACAGAGTATATTGAATTTATCGAGAGTAACTTTCCTGTCGCCGGGATCAATGATTTCGTCCATCCTGATGTGATGCGAGCAACAGCCGATTCGAATGATTACAGGAAAGATCTGAAAGAGGCACGTGATGCGCTAGAAATGTATACTCCAATTGAGCTTGATGTTACACTTGCAGTGGTGCCGGATTCTCTCCCCGGACAAGACGACTATTTCAGTTTTCATTCGAAAGATAACGTAATAGGCATCCACCCATCGAGTTGGCCGACCCAACCACAGGCCTCAGCTGCGATGTTGCCTGTCGGTGCCGAGACGGCCGCTCATGAAATCGGGCATCACTTTTTAGGGAATGATGGTTCCTGCAGTGAAAGCTTTGACTCCGGTGTTTTTGAAGATGAGCTTGCTATGCGGCGTGTTGCAGATGATTTTGACGACTGTACCATTTCAACTGATGAGGTCGACAATGCACACGTCCGAACTAGAGATCGGGAGATGATGATCCGGGGCTTGTCTCAAATGGGTATGATTTGTCCGATGGATCACTTTCGGTAG
- a CDS encoding DUF7282 domain-containing protein, with protein sequence MKFKRMLITVIIIFSLFVVGIATGLYILEPTSVPDGNITATASGSGTDQSATDSLSSTATDTSSSKETASGTDSELTPSNDQTTDSDSDGLSDDREAELGTDPEIADSDGDGLNDGSELNEYGTNPTSADSDSDGLSDGREVELGTNPGLIDSDGDGLEDSAELNEYGTVPTSADSDSDGLNDGSEVTKYETNPTNPDTDGDGLKDGEEINRWKSDPLLSHSDSDGISDADEALIHSTDPTDEDTDGDGLSDDIEINGSTFPLSPDSDGDGLSDLEFKKYGTNATNPDTDGDGLTDGAELNSEALSESSPLRMDVFVEVDYMQSYKPREEAMNLVAEAYEEAPIDNPDGSTGISLHIVLDESIETEPTTEQEQKNAIANKHFDYEGYGYHYAIAVREARSDGDDVGGFAGGDSFVFQTSVNGEERYSHERTANIFMHELGHSVGLDPDLYKGIDSKEVPFSEYESVMNYNAPVGAFQYSNGEPFDDWEYIVRNQDATESVAGIRLSNQSVAQNGTQIVNIDRVVTSEGGFVTIRAGYAGGDEIGTSEYLVAGTHYDVRIELDDNIDDEMTLAAITHLDTNNNREYDFNSSVVDAPYTNDSGVVVDTATVSVDTDISTD encoded by the coding sequence ATGAAATTTAAACGTATGTTAATTACAGTTATTATTATATTTTCCCTGTTTGTTGTAGGGATTGCAACTGGACTATATATTTTGGAGCCCACTTCTGTTCCAGATGGTAATATTACTGCGACAGCCTCAGGTTCGGGTACAGACCAGTCAGCCACAGACTCTTTATCGTCAACGGCAACAGACACTTCATCGTCGAAAGAAACAGCGTCGGGAACGGATTCAGAACTGACACCATCTAATGACCAAACGACTGATTCTGATAGTGATGGCCTTTCAGACGACAGGGAAGCAGAATTAGGAACTGATCCCGAGATCGCAGACAGTGATGGAGATGGCCTTAACGACGGTTCAGAACTGAATGAATACGGAACGAATCCAACGAGTGCTGATTCTGATAGCGATGGACTTTCAGACGGAAGAGAAGTAGAATTAGGAACAAATCCCGGGCTCATAGACAGTGACGGAGATGGCCTAGAAGACAGTGCAGAATTGAATGAATACGGAACGGTTCCAACAAGTGCTGATTCTGACAGTGACGGACTTAATGATGGATCAGAAGTTACCAAGTACGAGACTAACCCCACAAACCCTGACACGGATGGGGATGGTCTCAAGGATGGAGAAGAAATCAATCGGTGGAAGTCTGATCCATTACTGAGTCATTCTGACAGTGATGGAATCAGTGATGCAGACGAAGCATTAATCCACTCCACTGACCCGACGGATGAGGATACCGATGGAGATGGCCTGAGTGATGACATAGAGATTAATGGGTCAACTTTTCCTCTGTCTCCAGATTCAGATGGAGACGGACTGAGTGATCTGGAATTCAAAAAGTATGGAACAAATGCTACTAATCCTGATACTGATGGGGATGGCCTCACAGACGGGGCTGAACTCAATTCTGAAGCACTATCTGAGTCGAGTCCACTACGGATGGACGTCTTTGTCGAAGTTGATTATATGCAGTCATATAAGCCACGTGAGGAGGCTATGAATCTGGTCGCAGAAGCATACGAAGAGGCGCCCATTGACAATCCTGATGGCTCAACCGGTATTTCACTGCATATCGTTCTTGATGAGTCGATCGAAACTGAACCAACAACTGAGCAAGAACAGAAGAACGCAATAGCCAACAAACATTTTGATTATGAGGGTTACGGATATCATTATGCTATAGCAGTACGTGAAGCACGTTCCGATGGTGATGATGTGGGTGGTTTTGCCGGCGGTGATTCATTTGTATTCCAGACGAGCGTTAATGGTGAGGAGAGGTATTCTCATGAGAGAACCGCGAACATATTCATGCACGAACTTGGTCATTCGGTAGGACTAGATCCAGACCTGTACAAAGGGATAGATTCCAAAGAGGTTCCGTTTTCGGAATATGAGAGCGTCATGAACTACAACGCTCCTGTGGGGGCATTCCAGTACAGTAACGGAGAACCCTTTGACGATTGGGAATATATTGTCCGCAACCAAGATGCGACCGAATCTGTGGCGGGTATTAGACTCAGTAATCAATCCGTCGCACAAAACGGCACCCAGATAGTCAATATCGACCGCGTAGTAACATCGGAAGGTGGCTTTGTGACCATCCGCGCTGGTTATGCAGGAGGCGACGAGATCGGGACCAGCGAGTACCTAGTTGCGGGTACACACTACGACGTGCGTATTGAACTGGATGACAACATCGACGACGAAATGACTCTCGCCGCGATTACCCACTTGGACACGAACAACAACAGGGAATACGATTTCAATAGCAGTGTCGTTGATGCGCCGTACACTAACGACTCGGGCGTTGTGGTAGACACTGCGACGGTTAGCGTGGATACCGACATCAGCACCGACTGA
- a CDS encoding homing endonuclease associated repeat-containing protein, translating into MSSQREQMLHDLQSLTDDLGRGPLPNEIEKHSTYAIFDYRDEFGSWANALDAANIDKPTGIRIPDNALLAEIRRLAEDLDKTPSERNMNNHGHHGIETYKNRFESWNQAIEAAGLEPNPNRNERSREALLADLSDAADDLGRSPTRREMSDYTEYDVVTYRNRFGSWNEALEAAGLKPRTAQEKVSDNELLRELQRLEEELGKPPTTTEMKKMGEFSPGTYYKRFDTWTDALDTAGCDQS; encoded by the coding sequence ATGTCATCTCAACGGGAGCAGATGCTCCATGATTTACAGAGTTTGACTGACGACCTCGGGAGAGGACCACTTCCCAACGAAATAGAGAAACACAGTACTTACGCTATCTTCGATTACAGAGACGAGTTCGGTTCATGGGCCAATGCGCTTGATGCCGCGAATATTGACAAACCGACTGGCATTCGAATTCCAGATAATGCGTTACTCGCTGAAATCCGGCGGTTAGCGGAGGACCTCGACAAGACTCCCTCGGAGCGGAATATGAACAATCACGGCCATCACGGCATTGAAACGTACAAAAACAGATTCGAATCCTGGAACCAGGCTATCGAAGCCGCAGGGCTCGAACCGAACCCAAATCGTAATGAACGGTCACGCGAGGCCTTGCTGGCCGACCTCAGTGATGCAGCGGATGATCTAGGACGGTCTCCGACCCGTCGCGAGATGTCTGATTATACCGAGTACGACGTAGTCACCTACCGGAACCGATTTGGTTCGTGGAACGAGGCGCTTGAGGCTGCGGGACTGAAGCCACGAACAGCACAGGAGAAAGTCTCAGACAACGAACTACTGCGGGAATTGCAGCGCCTTGAAGAGGAACTTGGGAAGCCCCCGACAACGACTGAAATGAAAAAGATGGGTGAGTTTAGCCCGGGTACCTACTACAAGCGATTCGACACATGGACCGATGCGCTCGACACCGCCGGGTGTGATCAGTCGTAG
- a CDS encoding site-specific integrase, with the protein MRLEATSADNEVKVWLTDSEVEDLRRATVSYRDDIIIQLGAYVGLRAFEMPQVRPEHIKTTDSGQYRLRVPRGKDTTGSGGKPRDAYLPADVERALQQYQNAENIAPRDPFIDLSERGVRAAVKRTAEAAADETGDPDFEHVSSHDLRRRFAQRLLVDENMNPRVVMQVGGWDSFAAIEPYLNAPTPEVVDQAFAEASVD; encoded by the coding sequence ATGCGTCTGGAAGCGACCAGTGCCGACAACGAGGTCAAGGTCTGGCTGACCGACAGCGAGGTCGAGGACCTGCGACGAGCGACGGTCAGCTATCGCGACGACATCATCATCCAACTCGGCGCGTACGTCGGACTTCGCGCGTTCGAGATGCCGCAGGTCCGACCGGAGCACATCAAGACCACCGACAGCGGCCAGTACCGACTCCGGGTGCCACGCGGGAAGGACACGACCGGGAGCGGCGGCAAGCCCCGCGACGCCTATCTACCGGCCGACGTCGAGCGCGCACTACAGCAGTACCAGAACGCCGAGAACATCGCGCCACGAGACCCCTTTATCGATCTGTCCGAGCGGGGCGTCCGTGCCGCGGTGAAGCGGACGGCAGAGGCGGCTGCCGACGAGACAGGTGACCCAGACTTCGAGCACGTCTCCAGTCACGATCTCCGCCGGCGTTTCGCACAGCGCCTGCTGGTGGACGAGAACATGAACCCGCGAGTGGTCATGCAGGTCGGCGGCTGGGACTCGTTCGCGGCCATCGAGCCGTATCTGAACGCGCCCACGCCCGAGGTCGTCGACCAAGCGTTTGCTGAAGCTTCCGTCGATTGA
- a CDS encoding NAD(P)-dependent alcohol dehydrogenase produces MKAVAAKEYGGPEVLQLYSAPKPTPEPDEVLIRVRASTVGPANSAMREGRPFPVRFFSGLRRPTSIPGDAFAGEIAAVGKAVTHFTVGDRVFGTTAPESGAHAEYVCVPEDGTLELTPPGVSDAEAAAVADNGLTAMLFLQDVADLQPGQSILVNGASGGIGTFAVQIAAHIGAEVTGVCSTRNVDLVRSLGADAVVDYTTTDVAGTGETYDVIFDAVGKGSFAQFKGMLNPGGLYVTTVPSGRILFNMARTRLVGDRRAVFAATGMKSAGVRRKYLKELRELLDAGEIRSVIGRRYPIAEIVEAHRYVDTGHKRGTAVITLD; encoded by the coding sequence ATGAAAGCCGTCGCAGCCAAAGAGTACGGCGGCCCGGAGGTCCTCCAACTCTACTCGGCGCCGAAACCCACCCCGGAGCCGGACGAGGTGTTGATTCGTGTCCGGGCGTCCACCGTCGGACCGGCCAACTCGGCCATGCGCGAGGGACGACCGTTCCCCGTCCGCTTCTTCAGCGGCCTCCGACGACCTACGTCAATCCCAGGCGACGCGTTCGCCGGGGAGATCGCGGCCGTCGGCAAAGCCGTCACCCACTTCACCGTCGGCGACCGGGTGTTCGGGACGACCGCACCCGAGTCGGGCGCGCACGCCGAGTACGTTTGTGTTCCCGAGGACGGCACGCTCGAACTGACGCCCCCGGGCGTGAGCGACGCCGAGGCCGCCGCGGTCGCCGACAACGGCCTCACGGCGATGCTTTTCCTCCAGGACGTGGCCGACCTCCAGCCGGGCCAGTCCATCCTCGTCAACGGCGCCTCGGGCGGCATCGGGACGTTCGCCGTTCAGATCGCCGCTCACATCGGCGCCGAGGTCACTGGCGTCTGCAGCACCAGGAACGTCGACCTCGTGCGCTCGCTCGGCGCCGACGCGGTCGTCGACTACACGACCACCGACGTCGCAGGAACAGGCGAGACGTACGATGTCATCTTCGACGCCGTGGGCAAGGGGTCGTTCGCGCAGTTCAAGGGCATGCTGAACCCAGGCGGGCTGTATGTGACGACGGTCCCGTCGGGACGAATCCTCTTCAACATGGCCCGGACGAGGCTGGTCGGCGACAGGCGGGCCGTCTTCGCGGCCACGGGGATGAAGTCGGCGGGCGTGCGGAGAAAATATCTCAAGGAGCTAAGAGAACTCCTCGACGCCGGGGAGATCCGCTCGGTGATCGGGCGACGGTACCCAATAGCGGAGATCGTCGAGGCACATCGATACGTCGACACTGGACACAAGCGCGGCACGGCCGTGATTACGCTCGATTGA